The Brachypodium distachyon strain Bd21 chromosome 4, Brachypodium_distachyon_v3.0, whole genome shotgun sequence nucleotide sequence TATACGAGCACATGGGCAGATGGGCTTTATTCACATGGGCTTTATTGATCTCCATCCCGCTGTGAAACAAAGACTTTGACTTCACTTGCAGATGCCGTGTAGTTTCGCTAAACAAAGGACGAACAAATGCAGATGCCAGGATTTGAATCCGCAAGCGATTATTGTTTGGTACTcactctgtttctaaatacttctcgctgttttagtgcaagttacggagggagtactttaatttttccttttggcGAAACATTTGTGCTCGAGAACCATAGTCTAATTTAGATGTGAAATAATGTATACCAGCTGCATGCCATGATTTCGGATTTTATACTTCAGGAATAAGACAACACTCACGTTAAGAACCTAAAACTTGAAGGTATTCATATCGGGCTTATTCGGTTTACAGGACTTTAAAATCATAGAAACAGGAGAACTAGAGGATTGGGATCCCATAGACATTTCAAACCTTAGAATTTTTCATGAGGTTTTACCTAATGTTTAAAATCCTTTGGAATTAGATTAATTTGGCcacaattcttttttttagaggaatttGGGCACAATTCTTAGGCCCCTTTTTTTCATCTTCTGGACAACTTATGGGCCTCAAGAAGCAACCAGCTGGAAATAAGGCGAAGCTTTCTtcaggctttttttttcagaccGCAACTTCGCATAGTACAAATCAAGAAGTCTCCACACGGCCTTTGTGAAGTTGCCACTGCAGCAAACCGTTATTGCGGGCAGTCCACGGAACAACTCCCAGACCCTGCCCCGAGGCCGACTCCCCCTCCCCGGCTCCCCAGCACCCAGAGCTCACCCTTCTCTCTTCTTGCTCTCGTCCCGACCTCCTCTAGGGTTCGTCGCACCACCTCCCGTGCTAgcgccgctgctcctcccATCCTAAGGATCCGCCGCCACTCCTCCTTCCCTCCGTCTGTTTGCGGTGCTGCTCCGTGGTCGGGTTCCAACAGGAAAGGGTGCGAGGTGCCTGCCTCCGTTCCCCTGCCCCGGTCATGGTGCGTGTCCAGTCAAAACGTACAGAGCAAAGGCAGGTGGCAGAGTTGAATGGTAAAAGTATCATCTGACTTAAGCCACCTGCCTTTTGAGGCCGACAAGCGGGCCTGCCTTCCgttggacccacatgtcagcctcACAAAAGGCACCTGCCTTAAGTCGGAGAATCCACACCGTCGTCGACGGTGACATACATACTGTCTCCGTTCCTGAATACTTTCGCTGTTTTAAtgcaaaattgtactaaaacagcgacaattatctaggaacggaggaaataCTTATAACGCACACGACCAAGATCACGAGTCATTACCATCATTAAACCACAGGGGGATCGGGATGCTCCCGGGGGCCACTACAAGCCCGAGCATACAGTGCACGTACAGGTTGGGGCATCAGAATCCAGACGAAACGGAAGAGCAAAGGCAAGACAGTGGCGATCACCAAAACGGCAATAAAAACAAGCATGGAAGCGCGTGGATCGTTGGACATACCCAGGGCAAAGGTACTGAAGACAGAAGAGGCGACGATGAGCGCAGACGGTGCTATGAGGTTGACGGCGCGGGTTGGCGAGGCTTCTTTCATCGTCAGCAGCGTTACCACCAGGAACAGTGCCATGGTGAAAGTAGTCGCGTTAAAGATCATGTACAGAGCAGCCAGAGCTCCCGACATACCGGCGAAACGCTTTCTGAGGAGCCAGGCGCCCCAGTCTTTGGGAATCCAGGCCGGCGGCTGGATCGCCGCCTGGAACGCAATGCCCGTGAAGAGCGTGGCCACCGTTATCAGCCACCCGCGCATCTGGTCCAGGTACTTCCGGTCTTCATCTTGCTTTTGagccaccgctgccgccgccgccgccgccgcgccttgTCCCGTCGATTGTTCATCTGCTGCCGTGTCGTtttcgccgccggcagcagcagtctGCACAACGAGCTTCCCTTTGAGAGGGATCTCGATGGTCCTGCCTCCTATGTCAATCAGTAGCCTGATGTTCTGTACATGCATCGACAAATTAATTAGCAGCAAACCAAATCGACCGTACGTCGGTAAgcaaatacttcctccgatcttaaataattatcaaaatattacatgtatgtagacgctttttaagaatagatacattcatatttgcgcaaatttgagttaagaatttagaGTACTACATACAACTTGAGCAAGATCCGAAGCTTGCGTGATGGCATGGGAAACAAGTGAGTGGTACTAGCTATATTACTAGCACATATATGGAATCTGTCACTAGCTATACCTGCAAATCTTGAGGCCCAACCGAATTGAAGGCGCCGTCTCCTGCCTGAGACGACTCAGGTGCCGGATCCACGGGCTTCTCTGCCATCTCGATCTGTACAGATGTTGCGCTGGCTCTCTCCAAATACTCCTCTCTGTAGAGTTGCGCTGGCCAATTCTAGCTAGCACAAATCCAATGGACGCAGGCATAAGAGAAGCGCAGGCAACAAAAGTTTCTCCGTCCGTTAGTTTGATTGGtagagaaaagggaaaaagcgTCGAGTAGTAGAGAAGATCGAGAAAGCGTATTCCTGTACATATATGCTTGGTCTCCAGTACTAACTATATCATTCCTGTGTGTACCTCTAGTTCTTTACAGTTTTTCATCGTCCTGGGGTTTGCTCTTTTTggtccttccccggcaagtTGCTGCTTTGCTTTTCTCCCCACATGTAGCAAGAGGGGCTTGTTTAAATATGACAAAGTGGCAGTTTCactaagaaaaaaatgtattccctccaattcataaaaaatgtctttcATTTTGTACGAAATGTGAAAAGCTTCATGCGCTGGCAAAAAATGAAGCTATCGCATGAAGCTCGTCAAAATGAAGACGTATTATTCCCATCTAGTGTCAAATTACTATAACTAGATAGGAGTATACCATAGGGATTTGAGGATTATCAAGAGCAATTCAACTTGCGTATGACAGTACGAGGGCCTTCATGTGCATGCGTATTAGGACCAGATGGTCATCTGAGATTTAGACATGAATGACACATGACCACACGTACCAAGACACATGacactggaaaaaaaaaatgtatgatAGTCTCATCCGCTTGTGACAAAAACAACGCTTTAGACTACCCTTGAAGTTTCACTTTAATTGGTTGTCTTTAGGAGTGACCCACCGCGACTATCCTCGCTAGCCAGAGCATCGCCGGCCAATGCTCGCAGCACCCTCATGGGAGCCATGGCGGCTCGAGCTTCCTTGCGGCGGCCACGATGGCCCCCGCTCGCAACAGCGATGGCCTGTCATCGACGCACCCACGGCCACCGCACGCAACATCGCCGGCGCCCTTCCTCGCCGcactgtcgccgccgcccaaccTCGCCGGACCAGCGGGCCGCCGCGTCTGCAGCAGGTCGGTCGCGGCTCGCAGCACCCCGCCGGCGGAAGTCTTCCTCGGAGCAGTAGCCGTGGGAGGATTCTGTATCGGGGGAGATGTTTGTGGAAGAAAACGACTAACGGGGGAGACGATAAAGGAGAAAAACACACACGTGTCAAGCGCAGAAGAAGGCCTCACAAAGACACGGATCAATTGGAAGAGCCGAAAATCAAAAATTATCGTGGGCTACAGCGCCGACGGCCTTTTAATGTCTTGGACCTAGTAACAGGCCAAGCAGATCACACGACCCACAGCTTCATCGGGCCTCGAACAATCCGCCACCAGTCCAACCCAGTCTCGCCATCGcagccttcttcctcttcctcgtcacGGCCGCGCGCCTCCCGCCAGTTCCGTTCCCCGCGCCCTCCCTTCTCCAACTCCCTCCTGTCACCTGACGCCCATCTCTTCTCCCtttccctcctcctcgccccacTGCTCCCCGTGGGCGCGTGTGCCTGCGTCTGCTACCCCGTCGGTTGTCGCCTCTCTGGCCGAGACATCGGGAGCCTCGCGCGCGTCTCGCGCCGACGGTGTTCGACGGAATGCCCCGCCGATCGACAGCGTTACCGATGTAAGTGCATACGCGCACAAGATTTTGTTGTTGTGGTGCGGGGTCAAGCTGGTGCAACGGGAGCGATGCATCAAATTATACCTGATTCTAGATGTGATGCAAAATTTTAGAAAGACAAAAAGGATGCTGCGATGTTTCACGCGCTATGTTATAAAGTAGAGTTCGCGAATCACGATTTGTGGCGATTTCTTTTCCCTTCTGATTGCTGGTATTGCATTCTGTGTCTTGCGATCAAATCCTTATGTCGAACAGAGCACAACCCTGATGCTGAAATTTGAAAATGAACCCTAGGGTTAAGTTAAATTAAGTTAGATTGGAAGTTTAAAGTGGAGGTGACGCAATGCATGTTATCTGCACCTATTTGTATTCCATTTCTATTTTGAGTGGTACAATACCTGTTCGAATCATAGGCATAGATACGACCCATGGTAGATGATATATTGCGTCGGAATTTCTACTACCAACAAACTGCTATTGTTCACTTCTTAGGGCTAGTACCGTAccttttcctaaaaaaagggCGAGTACCATACCACTACCAGCTCCAGCTCATAGCCACAGTCGAATGGTTCTTGAACAAGAAGCTCGCTTGGCATTAATTCCTGGTTCTTCTTCCCAGTTGAATcacatattttattatttttagattATATTTGTATGCTCTTTGACAGAACCCATAACATAACAGGACCATATCTGCTTCCTAAAGGTGCATCAAACTGTGATGAATATCATATGCTTGTTGCTCTTCCAGGGATGGGCATTTGGTCTATGTACCATGCCATAAATCCTCATAGTACGGGGTCTCTAAGTGTTCTATGCTCTGGAATTTATCTTGCTGCTCGTTCTTTCTGTAACAAGCTGAACCATAGCAGTTCCCTAAAGGATAGAAGGCTTGCTAGGATTGATAGGAATTTGATTGACGTGTCTGCGATCAGTCAACGCTTGCAACTATGTGCAAAAAGGAAGTCCCTCTTGGTTGGGAAAAGCTGCCATGGATTAGCCATTCATTTTGGTCTGGTAACAGATACTCTCACATGCAATATTCTCATCAACTTGTACACAAAATGTGGCCGGAATGATTGTGCCCGTCTTGTTTTTGATATAATGCATGTCAGAAGCATAGTCTCATGGAATACCATGATTGCTGGATATACTCACAGTGGAGAGGATGTACAAGCCCTGAAGCTTTTTTCAAGGATGCACCGAGAAGGGACACATATGAGTGAATTTACTTTATCCAGCACAATCTGTGCATGTGCTGCAAAATATGCTATCAATGAATGCAAACAATTACATACTATTGCACTCAAGCTCGCACTGGACTCCAATAGTTTTGTTGGAACTGCAATTCTAGATGTTTATGCCAAATGTAATATGATTAAGGATGCCTGCTGGGTTTTTGAGAAGATGCCTGAGAGAACTTTAGTTACATGGAGTTCATTGTTCGCCGGATATGTGCAGAATGGTCTTCATGAAGAAGCATTGCATTTATTCCGGTGTGCCCAAAGAGAAGGAGTAGAATTGACTGAATTCACTCTTTCTGCTATCCTTAGTGCATGCGCAAGCTTAGCATTGAAAATTGAAGGGATACAGCTGCATGCAGTTATTTTGAAGTGTGGTTTTCATGGGAACTTCTTTGTTGCAGCATCTCTTGTCGATGTATATGCAAGGTGTGGGCAGATTGAAAAAGCTTATGCACTATTTGCTTATATGGAGCATAAAAATGTTGTCATATGGAATGCAATGATTGCTAGTTTTTCTAGGCATGCCCATTCTTGGGAAGCCATGATTCTCTTTGAGAAAATGCAGCAGTTAGGGATTTTTCCAAACGAAGTTACCTATCTCTCAGTATTGTCAGTGTGCAGTCATGCAGGTTTAGTTGAAAAGGGTCGTCACTACTTTAGCCTTCTAATGTCTGATCGGACCGTTGAACCTAATGTCCTTCACTATTCTTGCATGGTTGATGTTCTGGGACGATCTGGGAAGACTGATGAGGCTTGGGAATTGCTTAACAAAATGCCATTTGAACCAACTGCTTCAATGTGGGGATCTTTGCTTGGGTCATGCAGGAACTACAATAACATTAGGTTAGCCAGAATAGCAGCTGAACAGCTTTTCCAACTTGAGCCTGACAACGGAGGGAACCATGTTTTGCTCTCAAATGTATATGCTGCCAGTGGGAACTGGGAGAATGTTCTTATGGCAAGGAAGTATCTGAAGGATAGTGGtgcaaagaaagaaatgggCAGGAGTTGGATCGAGGCAAAGGGCAAAGTTCATGTCTTTGTTGTTGGAGAGAGAAAGCACCCAAGAATCACTGATATTTATAATAAGTTGGAGGAAATTTATCACGAGATGAGAAAATTTGCTCGCAGAACCAGCATAGAATGCGATCTTCATGATGTACACGCTGAACAAAAAGAGGAGCTGCTTAAACACCACAGCGAGAAGTTAGCTCTTTCTTTTGGTTTAATCAGCTTGCCTTCTAATATACCAATTATAATCCACAAGAACCTTAGGATCTGCGGCGACTGTCATTCCTTCATGAAGATTGCAGCTCATATCACTGAACGTCTAGTCATTGTCAGAGATACCAATAGATTTCACCATTTTAAGGATGGCTCATGTTCTTGTGGGGACTTCTGGTGATTTAGGACTGAATGAG carries:
- the LOC104585183 gene encoding uncharacterized protein LOC104585183, which translates into the protein MAEKPVDPAPESSQAGDGAFNSVGPQDLQNIRLLIDIGGRTIEIPLKGKLVVQTAAAGGENDTAADEQSTGQGAAAAAAAAVAQKQDEDRKYLDQMRGWLITVATLFTGIAFQAAIQPPAWIPKDWGAWLLRKRFAGMSGALAALYMIFNATTFTMALFLVVTLLTMKEASPTRAVNLIAPSALIVASSVFSTFALGMSNDPRASMLVFIAVLVIATVLPLLFRFVWILMPQPVRALYARACSGPREHPDPPVV